The Pyxidicoccus sp. MSG2 DNA segment GAGCGCGTAGATGTCCGCGGCCGCTCCCGCTTCGCGCGCGTCCAGGCACTGCTCGGGCGACATGTAGATGGGCGTGCCCAGGCGCTGTCCCACGGGGGTGAAGCCCGGCAACTCCGCGTCCGGGGCGACGCCCTCTCCGGGCTCATCGAGAAAGCGCGCGAGGCCGAGATCGAGCAGGCTGAGCGCGCCGCCCTCGCGCAGGAAGATGTTCTCCGGCTTGAGGTCGCGGTGGGCGAGACCCGCGGCATGGACGCGCTCCACGGCGGCGCACAGGCCGCTCAGTAGTTCCCGCACGCGGGGCACGGACGCGGCACCCGTCCCGGGCAGCGCGGCCATCCACGCGGCGAGCGTCTGTCCGTGCAGGTGCTCCAGCACCAGGAAGGGGCGGCCGCGCGTGGTGCCGTGCTGGAGCAATTCGGGTGCGGTGGGCGGACCCAGGCGCCGGAGCGCGGCGGCCTCGCGGGCGAAGCGCTCGTGGTGGGAGCCCAGGCCCAGCTTGAGGGCCACCTCGCGCCCGTCCTCCTCGCGGTACGCGGTGAAGACGTGGGAAAAGCCGCCCTTGCCCAGCAGGGCGGCACTCGTCAGCCCGGGCACGTCCGGGAGCGGCAGCGGCTCGGCGGGGGGGCCCGGCGAGGGTCGCTGGCCGTGCACGGGACACGCCGCGCCGACGGTGAGGCGGCGGTGGCAGACCGGACAACGCATGGGCGGAGGCCCACGTTACCAGAGCGCTCGGACCAGGACGATGCCGACCCCCACGAGTCCCTCCCCCGCGATGAGGCCCGCGGCGAGCGTGACGACTCCCCCCTCGGCGGAAGGACGCATGCGCCGCGTCACGGCCGCTCCCAGGGCCCCCAGGAAGAAGCCCAGCGAGGTGGAGGCCGGCACCAGGCAGGCCAGACCCATGCCCAGGGGTGACGGCACCCACCGTTGCGCCCGCTCGGGTAGCAGGCGCTCGGCCAGGGTGAGGACGGCGGCGAGCAGCGCGGCCCACAGCATGGCAACCCGCGTGGTGGGCTCCAGGCCGCCCAGGCCCGTGGACAGCACCTGGGCCATGCCCGCCGTCATCGCGGCGACGGGCGCGGGAAAGCGCTCACTCCCCAGCACGGAACGGTCCGGCACGAGCAGGAAGAAGAGCGGGACGACGGCGGCGGCGCCCACGACACAGCCGAACAACTGCGCGAGGAACAGCCGTCGCGGGTGGGCCCCCAGCAGGTGGCCCGTCTTGAGGTCGCTGAGCAGGTCCGCGGCCGACGATGCCGCGTTGACGGTGATGCCGGCGGTGGCGAGGTTGGCCTCGACGTTGCGCGGCAGCAGCACGCCGAAGGTGAGCTGCGTCACCTGCTGGAGCGGACCCACGGGGGTGGCATCCGTCTCGCCCGTGACGCGACAGGCGATGAGGCACAACACGAAGGAGAGCGCCACCGCGAGCGCCGCGTGCGGCAGCGGTACGCCGAAGGCGAAATGGGCCAGCGCGAGGATGGCCGGTGTCAGCACGGCCACGCCCCCCAGCACCCACTGCCCCGGGACCTGGAGAGCATCCACCGGATGGGGCGCCGCGCGGCGGCCGGAGAAGAGCCCTCGCAGCGCGCGGCCCAGCACCCTCCCGTCCAGCGCGAAGTGCAGCAGCGAGGCGGTGGTCAGCGCGGCGGCGCCGGGCCAGAGACTCCACCCGAGGAACTCTCCGTCCGCGGGAAGGAGGCCGGCGGCGAACACGCGCGGAGCGACGAGGCCGTGGATGAGCAGCGCCCCCAGCAGCCACGAAGCGGTGAGGCGCAGGCCGAGCAGCGCGCCCCCGCCGAGGGCAAGGAGGCTCGTCTCCAGCCCGAAGCCCAGGCGCTCCAGCGGCATGCCCCCGAGTGAGCCGGCGAAGGGGATGAAGTACGGGATGCGACCGAGCCCCTCGCGGACCGCGGTGACGAGGCCCGCCACCAGGCCACCCACGCCGAGCATGCGCAGTCCCGGCCGGGCCGCGGTGCCCGTCGTGTGCAGGGCGCGGATGGTGACGGCGGCGGCGGTGCCGGTGGCGAAGGGAAGCTGCTCATGGTCCACGAGCCGGCGCTTGAGGGGTACGGCGAAGAAGACGCCCAGGGCCGACAGGAGGAAGGTCCACGAGAGCAGCGCCCAGCCCGGAGGGTGGCTCCCGGTGGTGATCAACCACGCCCCCTGCACGGAGATGAGCGCCCCGCCAGTGGCATAACCGGCGGAGGACGCCACCGCCTGCGCGCAGCACGTCTCCAGCGGGGACAGCGGCGCTCCCGAGACGCCGGGCGCGAGGCGGCGCAGGGCCCCATGCGACGCATGCGCGAGCAGCGCGGCGGTGATGGCGACGGGAAAGGCGACGGCCAGCTTGAGGCCCGCGTAGAGATTGGTGGCGCAGGTGACGGCACCGATGGCGCTCCCCAGCAGCACGGCGCGCAGGGTGAGTTGGGGGACGCGGTCCCCCTGATACACTTCGCGCAGCCAGTACGTGTCCGCGTCCTCGGGAGTGCCGCCGGGGATGCTCAGCAGCGACAGGGAGGCGGGCGTCGGGGCCTCGTCCTCGGGTGCGGGGCGTTGAGCGGGCTGGGCGGCCATGAGCCCCCCATCCTTCCACCCTGGGGCCCCCGGCACGAGCCCCCTCGCTCGCCTGCCCGCTAGACTGGGGACATGGCCTCTTCCGATGACGCGATGACCTCCGGGTCCATCAACCTCGGGTTGATACAGAAGCTGATGAAGGACGACTCCGTCGCCCCGCTCATCCACGTCCTCTTCCGCCTCACCGTGGAGGTGGAGGCGCTGAGAGAAGCCCTGTCGAGCCCCGACACGCCCGAGTCGGTGCGTCAGAGCTACCGACAGGCGTACGCGCGCATCGCGGTGCTGTCACACAACGCGGCGGGAATCGGCGGCGGGACGGAGAAGGTCCTCCGCACGTACTTCCCCAGGGCTCACGACACGCCGGACGCTCCGTACGCGACGGAGCGGATGATGATGCGGCGGCTCGGCGCGACGGAGGAGGAAATCGAGAAGCTGTGCAGGAAGATGGACGAGGTCAGCATGTACACGTGAGTGACGCGCGAGAAGGCACGAAACTCGAAGCCCGTCCGCCTTTTCAGCGAGACGCTGGCGGGCGCGAGGGCATCACGGAGGACAGCTCCTCCGCGCGCGGCAACCCATCCACCGCGCCGAAGCGCTGCACCACCCGAGCGCCCACGTCGCAGGCGAAGGTGGTCAGCGCCGTCAGCTCCTCGCGAGAGGCTCCCGACAGCGCCCGCGCGTCGCCGTACCACCGCACCAGCCCGTGCAGCAGCGCCGCCACGAAGCCGTCCCCGGCGCCCGTGGTGTCCAGCACCGTCACGCGTGGCGCGGGCACGTGGACGCGCTCGCCCTTCCACAGCAGCACCGCGCCCCGCTCGCCCAGCGTCACCACCGGCAGCATCACCCCGAGGGCGGCCAGCCGCGCCAGCGCCTCGTCCGGCGACTCCGTCCCGGTGGCGAAGCCAATCTCCTCCTCGGAGAGCTTCACCACGGTGCACAGCGGCAGCATGCGCGCCAGTTGCCCCTTGAGCTCGCTCGGGTCCGCCCAGGCGTGGAGGCGCAGGTTGGGGTCGCAGCTCACGATGCGGCCCGCGCCGCGCGCCAGTTCCATCATGCGCACCGTGGCGTCGCGGGCCTCCTGATGGTGCAGCGAGTTGGAGCCGCAGTGCACCGCCTTCGCCCGCAGCAGGAAGCCCGGGTCCACGTCCGCCGCGCCCAGCAGGAACTCCGCCGAGCGCGTCCGGAAGTACGTGAAGCTGCGCTCCCTGCGCGCGTCCAGCGAGATGAAGACCAGCCCGGTGCGGGCCTCGTCCGTCTGCCGCAGGTGGCTGACGTCCACGCCTTCGGAGGCGAGGCGCTCGCGCAGGAAGTGGCCGAACTCGTCCGAGCCCACCACGCCCAGCATGGCCGGCCTCAAGCCCAGCCGGGCGAGCCCCACCGCGACGTTGGCTGGAGAGCCGCCCGTGCACGGGTGCCACGCGGGCACGTCCCGGACGCGCTGGCCCGGAGCCGACGGGAGGAAGTCCACCAGCGTCTCGCCGAAGCACACCACGTCCAGCGGCGGCATCGTCCCCTCGCTCATCACTCCTCCGCGAGCGCCGTCAGTCCAGGCCCACCTGGGCCATGAAGTCCACGCTCTTGAGGCGCCGGCCGAGGTGGTGGGAGATGAAGACGTTGAGCAGGCCGCGCGCCCGCGCACGCAGGTCCGCGGGCAGCGGCGTGCGCTGGCCCTCCTGCAGCGCGCGCAGGCCCGACAGCAGCGCCACCGGCACCGCCACCGACTCGCGGGCGCGGCCGCTGCACGGCTCGCACACCGCGCCGCCGTGGGCCTGGTCGAAGCGGGGCCGCTCACCGGGCTCACCGCCGCACAGCGAGCACGTGTCGAAGCGCGGCATCAGCCCCGCATGCGCCAGCGCGGACAGCTCGAAGGCGAGCAGCGACGTGGGGCCCGCCTCCTTCGCGTCCAGGCGCACGAGGTACTCCTCCAGGAGGAGGAACAGCTCCGGGTGCGGCTCATGCTCTCTCGTCAGCTCGCGGCACAGCTCCACCGCGTACAGCGCGCGGGCGATGAG contains these protein-coding regions:
- a CDS encoding OPT family oligopeptide transporter, translating into MAAQPAQRPAPEDEAPTPASLSLLSIPGGTPEDADTYWLREVYQGDRVPQLTLRAVLLGSAIGAVTCATNLYAGLKLAVAFPVAITAALLAHASHGALRRLAPGVSGAPLSPLETCCAQAVASSAGYATGGALISVQGAWLITTGSHPPGWALLSWTFLLSALGVFFAVPLKRRLVDHEQLPFATGTAAAVTIRALHTTGTAARPGLRMLGVGGLVAGLVTAVREGLGRIPYFIPFAGSLGGMPLERLGFGLETSLLALGGGALLGLRLTASWLLGALLIHGLVAPRVFAAGLLPADGEFLGWSLWPGAAALTTASLLHFALDGRVLGRALRGLFSGRRAAPHPVDALQVPGQWVLGGVAVLTPAILALAHFAFGVPLPHAALAVALSFVLCLIACRVTGETDATPVGPLQQVTQLTFGVLLPRNVEANLATAGITVNAASSAADLLSDLKTGHLLGAHPRRLFLAQLFGCVVGAAAVVPLFFLLVPDRSVLGSERFPAPVAAMTAGMAQVLSTGLGGLEPTTRVAMLWAALLAAVLTLAERLLPERAQRWVPSPLGMGLACLVPASTSLGFFLGALGAAVTRRMRPSAEGGVVTLAAGLIAGEGLVGVGIVLVRALW
- a CDS encoding carbohydrate kinase family protein, with the protein product MSEGTMPPLDVVCFGETLVDFLPSAPGQRVRDVPAWHPCTGGSPANVAVGLARLGLRPAMLGVVGSDEFGHFLRERLASEGVDVSHLRQTDEARTGLVFISLDARRERSFTYFRTRSAEFLLGAADVDPGFLLRAKAVHCGSNSLHHQEARDATVRMMELARGAGRIVSCDPNLRLHAWADPSELKGQLARMLPLCTVVKLSEEEIGFATGTESPDEALARLAALGVMLPVVTLGERGAVLLWKGERVHVPAPRVTVLDTTGAGDGFVAALLHGLVRWYGDARALSGASREELTALTTFACDVGARVVQRFGAVDGLPRAEELSSVMPSRPPASR
- the recO gene encoding DNA repair protein RecO; protein product: MERYDDDALVLSTMDYGETDRLVTLLTREHGKLTAFAAGARKSKRRFAGALEPFMRLRVHIVETRGSTVRLDSVDIVSGYYAAREDLSLIARALYAVELCRELTREHEPHPELFLLLEEYLVRLDAKEAGPTSLLAFELSALAHAGLMPRFDTCSLCGGEPGERPRFDQAHGGAVCEPCSGRARESVAVPVALLSGLRALQEGQRTPLPADLRARARGLLNVFISHHLGRRLKSVDFMAQVGLD